Proteins encoded within one genomic window of Glycine soja cultivar W05 chromosome 1, ASM419377v2, whole genome shotgun sequence:
- the LOC114416473 gene encoding uncharacterized protein LOC114416473 — MKQVVGTVVSNKMQKSVVVAVDRLFYHKLYDRYVKRTSKFMAHDEHNHCNIGDRVRLDPSRPLSKHKHWAVAEILKKARIYVPPSMPVPGSVSSSSEASAS, encoded by the exons ATGAAGCAGGTGGTGGGAACGGTGGTTTCAAATAAGATGCAGAAATCAGTGGTGGTGGCAGTGGATAGACTATTCTACCACAAATTGTACGACCGATATGTCAAGCGCACGTCTAAGTTTATGGCTCATGATGAGCACAATCATTGTAACATCGGTGACCGA GTTCGGCTGGATCCTTCTAGGCCTTTGAGTAAGCATAAACATTGGGCAGTTGCTGAAATTCTCAAGAAAGCACGTATATATGTTCCGCCCTCAATGCCAGTGCCGGGGAGTGTGAGCTCAAGCTCTGAAGCATCTGCTTCCTGA